The Rhodocytophaga rosea genome has a segment encoding these proteins:
- the katG gene encoding catalase/peroxidase HPI, protein MDKNSQDIGKCPFHNGTMKQSVAGEGTKNRDWWPNQLNVGILRQHASLSDPLDKDFDYAQAFKSLDLQAVKTDLNALMTDSQDWWPADFGHYGGLFIRMAWHSAGTYRVFDGRGGGGMGLQRFAPLNSWPDNVSLDKARRLLWPIKQKYGKNISWADLMILAGNVALESMGFQTFGFAGGRADVWQPAEDVYWGSENTWLGNEDRYGKGVEGVAAHGVVSSDEDADGKIHSRDLKEPLAAAHMGLIYVNPEGPDGNPDPVASAKDIRTTFGRMAMNDEETVALIAGGHTFGKTHGAATSDHVDKEPEAAALELQGFGWANSFGSGKAGDTITSGLEVTWTTTPTKWSNNYFENLFGFEWELTKSPGGAHQWVAKDAGEIIPDAFDSSKKHRPTMLTTDLALRLDPEYEKISRHFLENPDAFADAFARAWFKLTHRDMGPLSRYLGPEVPQEELLWQDPIPAVNHELVDKNDIATLKRKILSSGLNVSQWVSTAWASASTFRGSDKRGGANGARIRLAPQKDWQVNNPIQLAKALSVLEGIQKEFNAAAQGGKKVSLADLIVLAGCAAVEKAAEDAGYDISVPFKAGRMDASAEQTDVESFSYLEPMADGFRNYRRYNVPASTEALLIDKAQLLTLTVPELTVLIGGMRVLNTNYDGSKHGIFTDKPGVLTNDFFVNLLDMRTAWKAMGEDKELYLGTDRKTGQPKWTATRADLVFGSNSELRAVAEVYGSSDAKEKFVKDFITAWDKVMNLDRFDIKKK, encoded by the coding sequence ATGGACAAAAATTCGCAAGACATCGGCAAATGCCCTTTTCACAACGGAACTATGAAGCAATCTGTTGCCGGAGAAGGTACTAAAAATCGTGACTGGTGGCCCAATCAATTAAATGTAGGCATTCTGCGCCAGCATGCTTCTTTATCTGATCCACTGGACAAGGATTTTGATTATGCCCAAGCCTTTAAAAGCCTCGATCTGCAAGCGGTAAAAACAGACCTGAATGCCTTGATGACCGACTCACAGGATTGGTGGCCTGCCGACTTTGGCCATTATGGTGGATTGTTTATCCGTATGGCCTGGCACAGTGCAGGAACTTACCGTGTATTTGATGGCCGTGGTGGCGGCGGCATGGGACTGCAGCGCTTTGCTCCTTTGAATAGCTGGCCGGATAACGTGAGCCTTGATAAAGCACGACGCTTATTATGGCCTATTAAGCAGAAATATGGTAAAAATATTTCGTGGGCTGACCTGATGATCCTTGCAGGTAATGTTGCCCTGGAAAGTATGGGCTTTCAAACGTTTGGTTTTGCCGGTGGCCGGGCTGATGTGTGGCAACCTGCCGAAGACGTGTATTGGGGTTCGGAAAACACCTGGCTAGGCAATGAAGACCGATATGGTAAAGGGGTAGAAGGGGTGGCTGCCCACGGGGTTGTGTCCTCTGATGAAGATGCTGACGGAAAAATTCACTCACGCGACCTGAAAGAACCGCTGGCTGCGGCGCATATGGGTTTGATCTATGTAAACCCTGAAGGACCGGACGGTAATCCTGACCCAGTTGCATCCGCTAAAGACATACGCACTACCTTTGGCCGTATGGCTATGAATGATGAAGAAACCGTTGCGCTAATAGCTGGTGGACATACATTCGGTAAAACGCACGGTGCGGCCACTTCTGATCATGTGGACAAAGAACCAGAAGCGGCAGCCCTGGAATTACAAGGCTTTGGCTGGGCCAATAGCTTTGGCTCGGGTAAAGCTGGCGATACCATTACCAGCGGGCTGGAAGTAACCTGGACCACTACACCTACTAAATGGAGCAATAACTATTTTGAAAATCTTTTTGGTTTTGAATGGGAACTGACTAAAAGCCCGGGAGGTGCCCACCAGTGGGTAGCCAAAGATGCGGGAGAAATTATCCCGGATGCGTTTGATTCTTCCAAAAAGCACCGCCCTACCATGCTGACAACTGATTTAGCATTAAGGCTCGATCCGGAATATGAAAAAATTTCAAGACATTTTCTTGAAAACCCTGATGCCTTTGCCGATGCATTTGCCCGTGCCTGGTTTAAACTCACCCACCGTGATATGGGTCCGCTTAGCAGATATCTCGGTCCAGAAGTACCGCAAGAAGAATTGTTGTGGCAAGATCCTATCCCAGCCGTTAATCATGAACTGGTGGATAAAAATGATATAGCTACACTAAAAAGAAAAATTTTAAGTTCAGGACTGAATGTTTCCCAATGGGTATCTACTGCCTGGGCTTCTGCCTCTACTTTCCGTGGGTCTGACAAACGTGGGGGAGCAAATGGCGCCCGTATCCGCCTGGCACCACAAAAAGACTGGCAGGTAAATAATCCCATTCAACTGGCAAAGGCTTTGTCTGTGCTTGAAGGTATTCAGAAAGAATTTAATGCAGCAGCCCAGGGAGGTAAAAAAGTATCTCTGGCCGATCTGATTGTGCTGGCCGGATGTGCTGCCGTGGAAAAAGCGGCAGAAGATGCCGGTTATGATATCAGCGTGCCATTTAAGGCAGGCCGGATGGATGCTTCTGCCGAGCAAACCGATGTAGAATCCTTTTCATACCTGGAGCCAATGGCTGATGGTTTTAGAAATTACCGCAGGTACAATGTGCCAGCCTCTACGGAAGCCCTGTTGATTGACAAGGCGCAACTGTTGACACTTACTGTGCCTGAGTTAACAGTCTTGATTGGGGGTATGCGTGTCCTGAATACCAATTATGATGGCTCGAAGCATGGTATATTTACAGATAAGCCCGGTGTATTAACTAACGACTTTTTTGTGAATCTGCTGGATATGCGCACTGCCTGGAAAGCCATGGGCGAAGACAAGGAATTGTATCTTGGTACCGACCGGAAAACAGGTCAGCCGAAATGGACCGCCACCCGTGCCGACCTTGTTTTTGGTTCCAACTCCGAACTCAGAGCTGTTGCCGAAGTGTACGGAAGTTCTGATGCCAAGGAAAAATTTGTAAAAGACTTTATAACTGCCTGGGATAAGGTGATGAATTTAGACCGGTTTGATATAAAAAAGAAGTAA
- a CDS encoding hybrid sensor histidine kinase/response regulator transcription factor codes for MPLLAQHITFEKVTPPLGFELASINDLKQDAQGYIWIATTKGLQRYDGYTWKTFLHDSTLTSSLADNKIVSVCPTRDGKVWVGTFGMGMDCLDPESGKVTHHFLAGRKEFNWQENFITYLREDRMGNLWIGTNRGLYCRQIKTGQFTRYVPIAGDSTSLSHLEVQTIYEDREGTLWIGTGYPDTTTPLEGGLNKFDSKTGRFTRYLHNPKDPYSLIDSRAQVLFEDSRGTFWVGTAGDGLHTLDRKTGKFTRYPYQADHPQKLSRPYAKNPWRGIAHGVNLITEDAAGAIWIGAVASGLNRYEPSSGKLTHFEMGAPGDLPDNTFNSALRTRDGLLWMGTTVGQLLKVPSLNNLVTHVATPAGVHIFHEDAAGTMWLGTAAGLRPIEPLQPASQAFLRQAARQTTLLTDRVTRINQDRKGNLWISAWNNGLYHFTTSTGRFHHYKHDSLDTHSLSAGNIVNTYQDHSGTIWVLTEGGLNRLDNTTGRFTHYYHDPNDSSSLASNSTFPALEDRTGAFWVGTVNGGLHLLDRATGKSTNFLPGSSIIQLLEDASGTLWVAAHDRGLYWLNRQKYQFESFVDPVSGKPLPYANSLLEDKSGTLWVGAISGLAAINRQRDSLRLFGSNYGIGGAEDLYFGARYQSRDGSLYYGGESGYYKFRPELLLKHHAVSPQLVLSALRIHNQSITPTPEGPLQEGLSQANIIHLSHNQSVFSIDFVGIDYRHPEQHQYTYMLENYDFTWRPAGSERTAHYFNVPPGEYIFRVKVVNSDGIWTQKAISILISPPWWRTIWAYALYAFAFVGLFYGGWRYLLLRERSKNEQQLRQFKAEQVLEMDQLKSHFFANISHEFRTPLTLILSPLEKKLRTLHVDHPEQSDFQLMHRNALRLLQLVNQLLDLSKLEAGKMVLQTEPGEIIHFFQRIATSFTSLAEARQIQFGVHAPDEYLWVCFDKDKLEKILNNLLSNAFKFTPTAGSISISLRLKPASALDNIPLEKAHILADFSIKDTGIGISSSQIKQIFNRFHQVDNSLTREQEGSGIGLSLTKELVELHGGSISVESELEKGTTFTVSLPLELMHHKQLEQRDVFSKEHQLTFGGITERYKGEELTTLPTYAESSTDLPAPMVLIVEDNADLRRFMHQILREYSDPPYRVIEATNGEEGYHKAMEHIPDLIISDIMMPKMDGIALCSRLKTDEKTSHVPVILLTAKTSGESKVEGLERGADDYLTKPFEMRELLTRIHNLIEGRRKLKAHFSGQVLLQPQDIAITSADERFLKRTMEVIESYMGDTQFNVDILGKEVGMSRTQLYRKLQALTGQSPSDFIKVMRLQRAAQLIAKGSGTVSEISYQVGFSSHSYFSKCFLEQYGQTPSEYQADKASL; via the coding sequence ATGCCCCTGCTTGCTCAACATATTACTTTTGAAAAGGTAACTCCCCCGCTGGGCTTTGAACTAGCATCTATAAATGACCTCAAACAAGACGCTCAGGGATATATATGGATTGCCACTACAAAAGGTTTACAGCGGTATGATGGCTATACCTGGAAGACTTTCCTGCACGATTCTACTCTTACCAGCTCGCTTGCTGATAATAAAATTGTATCGGTGTGCCCTACCCGGGATGGGAAAGTATGGGTGGGTACGTTTGGCATGGGCATGGATTGCCTGGACCCAGAATCTGGCAAAGTTACCCATCACTTTTTGGCCGGGCGCAAGGAGTTTAACTGGCAAGAGAATTTTATCACCTATCTTCGGGAAGACAGGATGGGAAACCTTTGGATCGGCACAAACCGTGGGCTTTACTGCCGCCAGATTAAAACGGGCCAGTTTACCCGTTATGTGCCCATTGCTGGCGACTCCACCAGCCTGAGTCACCTAGAGGTACAAACTATTTATGAGGACCGGGAAGGAACGCTCTGGATCGGTACCGGATACCCAGACACAACCACTCCACTGGAAGGTGGCTTGAATAAATTCGATTCAAAAACGGGCCGGTTTACCCGCTACTTACATAACCCTAAAGATCCCTATAGCCTCATTGACAGCCGGGCGCAAGTGCTTTTCGAGGACAGCCGTGGCACTTTCTGGGTGGGAACAGCCGGAGATGGCCTCCATACCCTGGATAGAAAAACCGGTAAGTTTACCAGGTATCCCTACCAGGCTGATCATCCCCAGAAGTTGAGCCGTCCTTATGCAAAAAATCCATGGAGAGGAATCGCGCATGGCGTTAACCTTATTACTGAAGATGCGGCAGGAGCGATCTGGATCGGGGCCGTTGCTAGTGGACTCAACCGATACGAGCCGTCTAGTGGAAAGCTCACCCATTTTGAAATGGGAGCACCAGGCGATCTACCAGACAATACATTCAATTCGGCCTTGCGTACTAGGGATGGATTACTATGGATGGGAACTACCGTAGGTCAGCTCCTCAAAGTACCTTCCTTGAATAACCTGGTCACCCATGTGGCTACCCCTGCGGGTGTGCATATCTTTCATGAGGATGCAGCCGGCACCATGTGGCTTGGAACGGCAGCTGGCTTAAGGCCTATTGAGCCACTCCAACCGGCTTCCCAAGCTTTTCTGCGCCAAGCTGCCCGCCAGACTACCCTGCTTACCGACCGTGTCACAAGAATCAACCAGGACAGAAAGGGAAACTTATGGATCAGTGCGTGGAATAATGGGCTATATCACTTCACAACTTCAACTGGTAGATTTCACCACTACAAGCATGATTCTCTCGATACTCATAGTCTGAGTGCAGGTAATATAGTGAATACCTATCAGGACCATAGCGGAACCATATGGGTACTTACGGAGGGTGGACTTAACCGCCTGGATAATACAACCGGAAGGTTCACCCACTATTACCATGATCCCAACGATAGTTCTTCCCTGGCCAGCAACTCTACCTTTCCTGCCCTGGAGGATCGAACAGGTGCCTTTTGGGTAGGCACTGTAAATGGTGGGCTCCACTTGCTGGATAGAGCTACTGGGAAGAGCACCAATTTTCTACCCGGAAGTTCTATTATTCAACTCCTTGAAGATGCCTCCGGTACACTATGGGTAGCCGCACACGACAGAGGCCTTTACTGGTTAAACAGACAAAAGTATCAGTTCGAATCATTTGTAGATCCAGTATCCGGAAAACCGCTACCCTACGCCAATAGCCTGCTGGAAGATAAATCAGGAACGCTGTGGGTAGGTGCGATTTCCGGTTTAGCGGCTATCAACCGGCAACGCGATTCACTCAGATTATTTGGGTCCAATTACGGCATTGGGGGAGCAGAAGATCTGTACTTCGGAGCCAGGTACCAAAGCCGGGACGGCAGCTTATATTATGGCGGTGAGAGTGGATATTACAAGTTTAGGCCAGAGCTGCTGTTAAAGCATCATGCGGTGTCGCCGCAATTAGTGCTTTCTGCCTTGCGTATCCATAACCAGTCGATTACGCCTACTCCTGAAGGGCCTTTGCAGGAAGGATTGTCTCAGGCCAATATCATTCACCTCTCTCACAACCAAAGCGTTTTTTCTATTGATTTTGTGGGTATAGACTATCGTCATCCGGAGCAACATCAGTACACCTATATGCTGGAAAACTATGACTTTACCTGGCGGCCGGCAGGCAGCGAACGTACCGCTCATTACTTCAACGTTCCGCCAGGAGAATACATTTTCCGGGTAAAAGTAGTGAATAGCGATGGGATATGGACTCAAAAAGCCATTTCTATCCTTATCTCCCCACCCTGGTGGCGTACCATCTGGGCATATGCACTATATGCATTCGCCTTTGTAGGTTTGTTCTATGGCGGATGGCGCTACCTGCTATTGCGGGAGCGATCAAAAAATGAGCAGCAGCTCCGTCAGTTTAAAGCTGAGCAGGTACTTGAAATGGATCAACTTAAATCGCATTTCTTTGCTAATATTTCCCATGAATTCCGCACGCCACTCACCCTGATCCTGAGCCCTCTGGAAAAGAAACTACGTACACTCCATGTGGACCACCCAGAACAGAGCGACTTTCAGTTGATGCACCGCAATGCCCTTCGGTTATTACAACTGGTCAATCAACTACTGGATCTCTCCAAACTGGAAGCCGGGAAAATGGTATTACAAACAGAGCCTGGAGAAATTATACATTTTTTTCAAAGAATTGCTACTTCCTTCACTTCTCTGGCCGAGGCCAGGCAGATTCAATTTGGGGTACATGCGCCAGATGAGTACTTATGGGTGTGTTTTGACAAGGATAAATTAGAAAAAATCCTTAATAATCTACTTTCTAATGCCTTCAAGTTCACACCCACTGCAGGTAGTATCTCCATTTCCCTGCGTTTAAAACCGGCTTCTGCTTTAGATAATATTCCCTTAGAGAAAGCCCATATTCTAGCCGATTTTTCGATTAAAGATACAGGTATTGGGATTTCGTCTTCGCAAATAAAGCAGATTTTCAACCGTTTCCACCAAGTAGATAATTCCCTGACCAGAGAACAGGAAGGCAGTGGTATTGGTTTATCATTAACTAAGGAACTCGTGGAGCTACATGGTGGGAGTATAAGTGTAGAAAGTGAACTGGAAAAAGGAACAACATTTACGGTTTCCCTGCCCTTAGAACTTATGCACCACAAGCAACTTGAGCAAAGGGATGTCTTCTCAAAGGAACATCAGCTGACTTTTGGAGGGATAACAGAACGCTATAAGGGGGAGGAATTAACGACCCTGCCCACTTATGCTGAAAGTAGTACAGACCTTCCTGCACCTATGGTGCTGATTGTAGAGGACAACGCTGACTTACGCCGCTTCATGCACCAAATCTTACGTGAATACTCTGATCCTCCGTATCGGGTCATAGAGGCAACTAATGGAGAGGAAGGGTACCATAAAGCAATGGAACATATTCCCGATCTGATCATCAGTGATATTATGATGCCCAAAATGGATGGGATAGCGCTCTGCAGCCGGTTGAAAACCGATGAAAAAACCTCTCATGTTCCTGTAATCCTGCTGACAGCCAAAACCTCCGGAGAAAGTAAAGTAGAAGGCTTAGAAAGAGGAGCGGATGATTACCTGACCAAACCTTTTGAGATGCGCGAACTTTTGACCCGCATTCACAACCTGATAGAAGGGCGTCGTAAACTGAAAGCGCATTTCAGCGGTCAGGTGCTGCTGCAACCACAAGATATCGCCATTACCTCAGCAGATGAACGTTTCCTTAAGCGGACAATGGAAGTAATCGAAAGTTACATGGGAGATACTCAGTTCAATGTAGATATACTGGGGAAGGAAGTAGGGATGAGCCGGACACAACTGTACCGGAAGTTGCAAGCCTTGACCGGCCAATCTCCCAGCGACTTTATAAAAGTAATGCGGCTGCAGCGGGCAGCACAATTAATAGCTAAAGGAAGTGGGACAGTATCAGAGATCTCATACCAGGTTGGCTTTAGTTCTCATTCTTACTTTTCCAAGTGCTTTCTGGAGCAATACGGCCAAACCCCATCTGAGTATCAGGCTGACAAGGCTTCTCTTTAA